Proteins from a genomic interval of Helicobacter pylori Shi112:
- the feoB gene encoding ferrous iron transport protein B: MEEIIVALVGQPNVGKSSLINALSNAHLKVGNFAGVTVDKMEVSLIHKERQITIIDLPGTYALNDFTTEEKVTKDFLEKGQYDLILNVVDSTNLERNLALSAQLLDTNKKMLLALNMWDEAQKEGIKINTEKLSQELGVVCVPTSARSKEDRLNTELLLDEIVRLYSQNTTNNESIKVPFQSFKESLKYSQSAQRIAKLVISENKQNASFEHTYKIDKILMHKRYGIFIFLGFMFIIFSLSFLIGGGAQKALEAGFKFLSDSVKENVANEDLASLVGDGIIGGVGATVSFLPLIVVLYFGISLLETTGYMSRVAFLLDGILHKFGLHGKSFIPLITGFGCSVPAYMATRTLQNYNERLITLFVIGFMSCSARLPIYVLFVGSFFPSSSAGFVLFCIYILGAVVALVMAKLLKLSVFKGQTESFIMEMPKYRFPSWRMVYFSIYTKSLSYLKKAGTYILVGAILIWFMSQYPKSDAAMKTYKQESSLVDKDTTLSSEAKEEKLKELKTKLDQKNLKNSIVGRGGAYLEKVFSPMDFDWRLSVSLVTGFMAKEVVVSTLGVLFSLGDQNEKSDAFREILRKEVSVPSGIAFIVFVMFYIPCFAATITFGREAGGIKFVAYLFIFTTVVAYAFSLIAFYATQILV; this comes from the coding sequence GTGGAAGAAATCATTGTCGCTCTTGTGGGCCAACCTAATGTAGGGAAATCCTCCCTTATCAATGCTTTGAGCAACGCCCATTTGAAAGTGGGGAATTTTGCCGGGGTTACCGTGGATAAGATGGAAGTGAGTTTGATCCACAAAGAGCGTCAAATCACCATCATTGATTTACCTGGCACTTACGCGCTCAATGACTTCACCACTGAAGAAAAGGTTACTAAAGATTTTTTAGAAAAAGGGCAATACGATCTCATTCTTAATGTGGTGGATTCCACCAATTTAGAGCGTAATTTAGCCTTAAGCGCGCAACTATTAGACACGAATAAAAAAATGCTTCTTGCGCTCAACATGTGGGATGAGGCGCAAAAAGAAGGCATTAAAATCAATACAGAAAAGCTTTCTCAAGAATTAGGGGTTGTGTGCGTGCCTACAAGCGCAAGATCCAAAGAAGATCGCTTGAATACGGAGCTTTTATTAGATGAAATTGTCAGGCTTTATTCTCAAAACACTACAAACAATGAAAGCATAAAAGTCCCATTTCAAAGTTTTAAGGAGTCTTTAAAATACAGCCAGAGCGCTCAAAGAATCGCCAAATTAGTGATCAGTGAAAACAAACAAAACGCGAGCTTTGAACACACTTATAAGATTGATAAGATTTTAATGCACAAGCGTTATGGGATTTTCATTTTTTTAGGGTTTATGTTTATCATTTTTTCCTTGAGCTTTTTAATAGGAGGCGGAGCGCAAAAAGCGCTTGAAGCAGGGTTTAAATTTTTGAGCGATAGCGTTAAAGAAAATGTGGCTAATGAAGATTTAGCGTCTTTGGTGGGCGATGGCATTATTGGGGGAGTGGGAGCGACGGTTTCATTCTTGCCTTTAATTGTGGTGTTGTATTTTGGGATTTCTTTACTAGAAACGACAGGCTATATGAGTAGGGTAGCGTTTTTATTAGATGGGATCTTGCATAAATTTGGCTTGCATGGGAAGAGTTTTATCCCTTTAATCACCGGTTTTGGCTGCTCTGTGCCCGCTTACATGGCGACAAGAACCTTACAAAACTATAACGAACGATTGATCACGCTTTTTGTGATCGGGTTTATGAGCTGCTCGGCAAGACTCCCTATTTATGTGCTGTTTGTAGGCTCGTTTTTCCCTTCTTCAAGCGCGGGGTTTGTGCTGTTTTGTATTTATATTTTGGGGGCGGTTGTGGCGTTAGTGATGGCCAAATTACTCAAATTAAGCGTGTTTAAAGGACAGACTGAATCCTTTATCATGGAAATGCCCAAATACCGCTTTCCTAGTTGGAGAATGGTCTATTTCAGTATCTATACCAAATCGCTTTCTTACCTTAAAAAAGCCGGGACTTATATTTTAGTGGGAGCGATTTTAATCTGGTTTATGTCTCAATACCCTAAAAGCGATGCGGCTATGAAAACTTATAAACAAGAAAGCTCATTAGTGGATAAAGACACCACCCTTTCAAGCGAAGCTAAAGAAGAAAAATTAAAAGAATTAAAAACCAAATTGGATCAAAAGAATTTAAAAAATAGCATTGTAGGAAGAGGCGGGGCGTATTTAGAAAAAGTCTTTAGCCCTATGGATTTTGATTGGCGTTTGAGCGTCTCGCTTGTAACCGGATTTATGGCTAAAGAGGTGGTGGTTTCTACTTTGGGGGTGTTGTTTTCTTTAGGGGATCAAAATGAAAAATCTGACGCTTTTAGAGAGATTTTAAGAAAAGAAGTCAGCGTGCCAAGCGGGATTGCTTTTATCGTGTTTGTGATGTTTTATATCCCTTGTTTTGCAGCGACCATTACTTTTGGTAGGGAAGCTGGGGGGATCAAGTTTGTAGCGTATTTATTCATCTTCACAACCGTTGTAGCGTATGCGTTTTCCTTGATAGCTTTTTATGCAACTCAAATTTTGGTTTAA
- a CDS encoding TonB-dependent receptor family protein, with protein MKRILVSLVVLSHSAHAVKTHNLERVEASGVANDKEAPLSWRSKEVRNYMGSRTVISNKQLTKSANQSIEEALQNVPGVHIRNATGIGAVPSFSVRGFGGGSSGHSNTAMVLVNGIPIYVAPYVDISIPIFPVTFQSVDRISVTKGGESVRYGPNVFGGVINVITKGIPTKWESQVSERATFWGKSENGGFFNQNSKNLDKSLANNMLFDTYLRTGGMMNKHFGIQAQANWLKGQGFRYNSPTNIQNYMLDSLYQINESNKITAFFQYYNYFMADPGSLGIAAYNQNRFQNNRPNNNKSGRAKRWGAVYQNFFGDTDKIGGDFTFSYYGHDMSRDFQFDSNFLNVNTNPKLGPVYTDQNYAGFFIFDHLRRYIMNAFEPNLNLVVNTSKVKQTFNVGMRFMTMDMYFRLDQSTCEKTDIINGVCHMPPFVLSKKPSNNQNLFNNYTAVWLSDKIELFDSKLVITPGIRYTFLNYNNKEPEKHDFSVWNITKKRQNEWSPGLNIGYKPMENWIWYANYRRSFIPPQHTMLGITRTNYNQIFNEIEVGQRYSYKNLLSFNTNYFVIFANRYYAGGYSPQPINARSQGVELELYYAPIRGLQFHVAYTYIDARITSNADDIAYYFTGIVNKPFDIKGKRLPYVSPNQFIFDMMYTYKHTTFGISSYFYSRAYSSMLNQAKSQTVCLPLNPEYTGGLEYGCNSVGLLPLYFVLNVQVSSVLWQSGRHKITGSLQINNLFNMKYYFRGIGTSPTGREPAPGRSITAYLNYEF; from the coding sequence ATGAAAAGAATTTTAGTCTCTTTGGTTGTTTTGAGTCATAGCGCGCATGCTGTCAAAACTCATAATTTGGAAAGGGTAGAAGCTTCAGGGGTGGCTAACGATAAAGAAGCACCTTTAAGCTGGAGGAGCAAGGAAGTGAGAAATTATATGGGTTCTCGCACGGTGATTTCTAACAAGCAACTCACTAAAAGCGCCAATCAGAGCATTGAAGAAGCTTTGCAAAATGTGCCAGGCGTGCATATTAGAAACGCTACGGGTATTGGAGCTGTGCCTAGCTTTTCTGTTAGGGGGTTTGGTGGGGGGAGTTCAGGGCATTCCAATACGGCTATGGTTTTAGTCAATGGGATCCCTATTTATGTTGCACCCTATGTTGATATTAGCATTCCTATTTTTCCTGTAACCTTCCAATCTGTAGATAGAATCAGCGTAACCAAGGGCGGGGAGAGCGTGCGTTATGGCCCTAATGTTTTTGGCGGTGTGATTAATGTGATCACTAAGGGCATTCCTACCAAGTGGGAGAGTCAGGTGAGCGAGAGGGCCACTTTTTGGGGCAAATCTGAAAATGGGGGTTTTTTCAATCAAAATTCTAAAAACCTTGACAAGAGCTTAGCCAATAACATGCTTTTTGACACTTACTTAAGAACAGGGGGCATGATGAATAAGCATTTTGGAATCCAAGCTCAAGCCAACTGGCTTAAAGGGCAAGGGTTTAGATACAACAGCCCTACGAACATTCAAAACTACATGCTAGATTCCTTGTATCAAATCAATGAGAGTAATAAGATCACTGCTTTTTTCCAATACTATAATTATTTTATGGCAGACCCCGGATCTTTAGGTATAGCCGCTTACAATCAAAATCGTTTTCAAAACAACCGCCCTAATAACAATAAAAGCGGGAGAGCGAAGCGATGGGGGGCTGTGTATCAAAACTTTTTTGGGGATACGGATAAAATAGGTGGGGATTTCACTTTTAGCTACTATGGGCATGACATGTCAAGGGATTTTCAATTTGATTCTAATTTTTTGAATGTCAATACCAATCCTAAATTAGGCCCTGTTTATACCGATCAAAATTATGCAGGATTTTTTATCTTTGATCATTTAAGGCGTTATATAATGAATGCATTTGAGCCTAATTTGAACTTAGTTGTCAATACCAGTAAAGTTAAGCAAACTTTTAATGTGGGCATGCGTTTTATGACAATGGATATGTATTTTAGGTTGGATCAAAGCACATGCGAAAAAACCGATATTATCAATGGGGTGTGCCACATGCCTCCTTTTGTTCTTTCTAAAAAACCCAGCAACAATCAAAACTTGTTCAACAACTATACAGCGGTATGGTTGAGCGATAAAATAGAGCTTTTTGATTCTAAATTGGTGATAACTCCAGGGATTAGATACACTTTTTTGAACTATAACAACAAAGAGCCAGAAAAGCATGATTTTTCTGTATGGAACATTACAAAAAAGCGTCAAAACGAATGGAGTCCCGGCCTTAACATTGGCTATAAACCTATGGAAAATTGGATATGGTATGCGAACTACCGCCGCAGTTTTATCCCTCCACAACACACAATGCTAGGCATTACTAGGACTAATTACAACCAAATTTTTAATGAAATTGAAGTAGGGCAACGCTATAGTTATAAAAATCTATTGAGTTTTAATACCAATTATTTTGTGATTTTTGCCAATCGTTACTATGCGGGAGGCTATAGCCCACAGCCTATTAACGCTAGGAGTCAAGGGGTGGAATTGGAATTGTATTACGCGCCAATTAGGGGTTTGCAATTTCATGTGGCTTACACTTACATTGATGCGCGCATCACTTCTAACGCTGATGACATTGCTTATTATTTTACAGGTATTGTCAATAAACCCTTTGACATTAAAGGGAAGCGTTTGCCTTATGTGAGTCCTAACCAATTCATATTTGACATGATGTATACTTACAAGCACACGACTTTTGGTATCAGTAGCTATTTTTATAGTCGTGCTTATAGTTCCATGCTCAATCAAGCCAAAAGCCAAACCGTGTGCCTGCCCTTAAACCCAGAATACACAGGGGGGCTAGAGTATGGTTGTAATTCTGTGGGGTTATTGCCCTTGTATTTTGTGTTGAATGTTCAAGTAAGCTCAGTTTTATGGCAAAGCGGTAGGCATAAAATCACAGGAAGTTTGCAAATCAATAACCTTTTCAACATGAAGTATTATTTTAGGGGAATTGGCACAAGCCCTACAGGAAGAGAGCCCGCACCAGGAAGATCCATTACAGCGTATTTGAATTATGAGTTTTAA
- the fliP gene encoding flagellar type III secretion system pore protein FliP (The bacterial flagellar biogenesis protein FliP forms a type III secretion system (T3SS)-type pore required for flagellar assembly.), whose product MRFFIFLILICPLIYPLMSADSALPSVNLSLNAPNDPKQLVTTLNVIALLTLLVLAPSLILVMTSFTRLIVVFSFLRTALGTQQTPPTQILVSLSLILTFFIMEPSLKKAYDTGIKPYMDKKISYTEAFEKSALPFKEFMLKNTREKDLALFFRIRNLPNPKTPDEVSLSVLIPAFMISELKTAFQIGFLLYLPFLVIDMVISSILMAMGMMMLPPVMISLPFKILVFILVDGFNLLTENLVASFKMV is encoded by the coding sequence TTGCGTTTTTTCATTTTTTTAATCCTCATTTGCCCTTTAATATACCCTTTAATGAGCGCTGATAGCGCGCTACCCAGCGTCAATCTCTCTTTAAACGCTCCTAATGATCCTAAGCAGCTTGTAACCACCCTTAATGTCATCGCCCTACTCACGCTTTTAGTTTTAGCCCCGTCATTGATTTTAGTGATGACGAGTTTCACCCGTTTGATCGTGGTGTTTTCTTTTTTAAGGACCGCTTTAGGCACGCAACAAACCCCACCCACTCAAATTTTAGTTTCGCTCTCTTTGATATTGACTTTTTTCATCATGGAACCTAGCTTGAAAAAGGCTTATGATACAGGGATTAAGCCTTATATGGATAAAAAAATTTCTTACACCGAAGCGTTTGAAAAAAGCGCTCTGCCTTTCAAGGAATTCATGCTTAAAAACACACGAGAAAAGGATCTAGCCCTTTTTTTTAGGATTAGAAACCTCCCTAACCCTAAAACCCCTGATGAGGTGAGTTTGAGCGTTTTAATCCCGGCATTTATGATAAGCGAGTTGAAAACAGCGTTTCAAATCGGCTTTTTACTCTACTTGCCTTTTTTGGTGATTGATATGGTGATCAGCTCTATTTTAATGGCGATGGGCATGATGATGCTCCCGCCTGTAATGATTTCTCTGCCTTTTAAAATTTTAGTGTTTATTCTGGTAGATGGGTTTAATTTATTGACCGAAAATTTAGTGGCGAGTTTTAAAATGGTTTAA
- the glmU gene encoding bifunctional UDP-N-acetylglucosamine diphosphorylase/glucosamine-1-phosphate N-acetyltransferase GlmU gives MLSVIILAAGKGTRMHSSLPKTLHTICGEPMLFYILETAFSISDDVHLILHHQQERIKEAVLKRFKGVIFHTQIVEKYSGTGGAIMQEDKTPIPTQHEQVLILNADMPLITKDALAPLLKSHNNAIGLLHLADPKGYGRVILENHQVKKIVEEKDANDEEKEIKSVNAGVYGFEREFLEKYLPKLHDQNAQKEYYLTDLIALGINENETIDAIFLEEECFLGVNSQTERAKAEEIMLERLRKNAMDLGVVMQLPSSIYLEKGVSFKGECVLEQGVHLSGNCLIEDACIKAYSVIEESQIINSSVGPFAHARPKSVICNSHVGNFVETKNAKLQGAKAGHLSYLGDCEIGKNTNVGAGVITCNYDGKNKHQTIIGENVFIGSDSQLVAPINIGSNVLIGSGTTITKDIPSGSLSLSRAPQTNIENGYFKFFKKS, from the coding sequence ATGCTTTCTGTCATCATACTGGCTGCTGGTAAAGGCACTCGCATGCATTCTAGCCTGCCTAAAACTTTACACACGATTTGCGGGGAGCCTATGTTATTTTACATTTTAGAAACGGCTTTTTCAATCAGCGATGATGTGCATCTTATCTTGCACCACCAGCAAGAACGCATTAAAGAAGCGGTGTTGAAGCGTTTTAAGGGTGTGATTTTCCACACTCAAATCGTGGAAAAATATTCAGGAACAGGTGGGGCCATCATGCAAGAAGATAAAACGCCTATCCCCACTCAACATGAGCAGGTTTTGATTTTGAATGCGGACATGCCCTTAATCACTAAAGACGCTCTCGCCCCTTTATTAAAAAGCCATAATAACGCTATAGGCTTACTCCATTTGGCTGACCCTAAAGGTTATGGGCGCGTTATTTTAGAAAACCATCAGGTTAAAAAGATTGTAGAAGAAAAGGACGCTAATGATGAAGAAAAAGAAATTAAAAGCGTGAATGCTGGCGTGTATGGGTTTGAAAGGGAGTTTTTAGAAAAATACTTACCCAAGCTCCATGACCAAAACGCCCAAAAAGAATACTACCTCACGGATTTAATCGCTCTAGGAATCAATGAAAACGAAACAATTGACGCTATTTTTTTAGAAGAAGAGTGCTTTTTAGGGGTGAATAGCCAAACAGAAAGGGCGAAGGCTGAAGAAATCATGCTAGAAAGACTGCGAAAAAACGCCATGGACTTGGGGGTAGTGATGCAATTGCCTAGTAGCATTTATTTAGAAAAAGGCGTGAGTTTTAAGGGGGAGTGCGTTTTAGAGCAAGGGGTGCATTTGAGTGGGAATTGTTTGATAGAAGATGCGTGCATTAAGGCTTATAGCGTGATAGAAGAGAGCCAGATCATTAATAGCAGTGTGGGGCCGTTTGCCCATGCGCGCCCTAAAAGCGTGATTTGTAATAGCCATGTGGGGAATTTTGTAGAGACTAAAAACGCTAAACTTCAAGGCGCTAAAGCAGGGCATTTGAGCTATTTAGGGGATTGTGAGATAGGGAAAAACACAAATGTAGGGGCTGGCGTGATCACTTGCAATTACGATGGTAAAAACAAACACCAAACAATCATCGGTGAAAATGTCTTTATAGGGAGCGATAGCCAGCTAGTCGCCCCCATCAATATCGGCTCTAATGTCTTAATCGGCAGCGGCACCACCATCACTAAAGACATTCCTAGCGGTTCGTTGAGCCTTTCACGCGCCCCTCAAACTAACATTGAAAACGGGTATTTTAAGTTTTTTAAGAAATCTTAA
- a CDS encoding glycine zipper domain-containing protein, with protein MSGLKTFSCVVVLCGAMANTAIAGPRIEARGEFGRFWGGAVGAGMGGAMGGIIGSLVGPWSTVVGAGIGGGIGAYSGAEIGDRVEDFIRGVDREPQTPREPTYDRHFVYDR; from the coding sequence ATGAGTGGATTGAAAACATTTAGTTGTGTAGTGGTTTTATGCGGTGCAATGGCTAATACAGCTATAGCTGGTCCTAGAATAGAAGCAAGGGGTGAGTTTGGTAGATTTTGGGGGGGAGCTGTTGGAGCTGGAATGGGTGGTGCAATGGGTGGAATAATTGGGTCTCTTGTAGGTCCATGGAGTACTGTGGTTGGTGCAGGCATTGGTGGTGGAATAGGGGCATATTCTGGAGCTGAAATAGGCGATAGGGTAGAAGATTTTATCCGTGGCGTTGATAGAGAGCCACAAACCCCAAGAGAACCCACCTATGATCGTCATTTTGTGTATGATAGGTAG
- a CDS encoding ribonucleoside-diphosphate reductase subunit alpha, which translates to MITVVKRNGRIEPLDITKIQKYTKDATDNLEGVSQSELEVDARLQFRDKITTEEIQQTLIKTAVDKIDIDTPNWSFVASRLFLYDLYHKISGFTGYRHLKEYFENAEEKGRILKGFKEKFDLEFLNGQIKPERDFQFNYLGIKTLYDRYLLKDANNNPIELPQHMFMSIAMFLAQNEQEPNKIALEFYEVLSKFEAMCATPTLANARTTKHQLSSCYIGSTPDNIEGIFDSYKEMALLSKYGGGIGWDFSLVRSIGSYIDGHKNASAGTIPFLKIANDVAIAVDQLGTRKGAIAVYLEIWHIDVMEFIDLRKNSGDERRRAHDLFPALWVCDLFMKRVLEDAMWTLFDPYECKDLTELYGQDFEKRYLEYEKDPKIIKEYINAKDLWKKILMNYFEAGLPFLAFKDNANRCNPNAHAGIIRSSNLCTEIFQNTAPNHYYMRIEYTDGTIEFFEEKQLVTTDNHITKCANKLTSTDILKGKQIYIATKVAKDGRTAVCNLASINLSKINTEEDIKRVVPIMVRLLDNVIDLNFYPNRKVKATSLQNRAIGLGVMGEAQMLAEHQIAWGSKEHLEKIDALMEQISYHAIDTSANLAKEKGVYKDFENSEWSKGIFPIDKANNEALKLTEKGLFNHACDWQGLREKVKANGMRNGYLMAIAPTSSISILVGTTQTIEPIYKKKWFEENLSGLIPVVVPNLNLETWNFYTSAYDIDAKDLIKAAAVRQKWIDQGQSINVFLRIENASGKTLHEIYTLAWKLGLKSTYYLRSESPSIDEKSVLDRSVECFNCQ; encoded by the coding sequence TTGATTACGGTGGTTAAACGAAACGGGCGCATTGAGCCTTTGGACATTACAAAAATCCAAAAATACACTAAGGACGCTACGGACAATTTAGAGGGCGTGAGCCAAAGTGAGCTGGAAGTGGATGCGAGGTTGCAATTTAGGGACAAGATCACTACTGAAGAAATCCAGCAAACTTTGATTAAAACCGCTGTGGATAAGATAGATATTGACACGCCTAATTGGAGCTTTGTCGCCTCAAGGCTTTTTTTGTATGATTTATACCATAAAATAAGTGGTTTTACAGGGTATAGGCATTTGAAAGAGTATTTTGAAAACGCTGAAGAAAAGGGCCGCATCCTTAAGGGCTTTAAGGAAAAATTTGATTTAGAGTTTTTAAATGGCCAGATCAAGCCTGAAAGGGATTTCCAATTCAATTATTTAGGGATTAAAACCTTGTATGATCGCTATTTGTTAAAAGACGCTAACAATAACCCTATTGAATTGCCCCAACACATGTTTATGAGCATTGCGATGTTTTTAGCGCAAAACGAACAAGAACCCAACAAAATCGCTTTAGAATTTTATGAAGTTTTAAGCAAATTTGAAGCGATGTGCGCAACCCCCACTCTAGCGAACGCTCGCACCACCAAGCACCAACTAAGCTCATGCTATATTGGCAGCACGCCGGATAATATTGAGGGGATTTTTGACAGCTATAAGGAAATGGCGTTGTTGTCCAAATACGGCGGAGGGATTGGCTGGGATTTTTCTTTGGTGCGCTCTATTGGGAGTTATATTGATGGGCATAAAAATGCGAGCGCTGGCACGATCCCTTTTTTAAAGATCGCTAATGATGTGGCGATTGCGGTGGATCAATTAGGCACACGAAAGGGCGCGATTGCGGTCTATTTGGAAATTTGGCACATTGATGTGATGGAGTTCATTGATTTAAGGAAAAATAGCGGCGATGAAAGGCGAAGAGCGCATGATTTGTTCCCGGCTCTTTGGGTGTGCGATTTGTTTATGAAAAGGGTTTTAGAAGATGCGATGTGGACTTTGTTTGACCCTTATGAGTGTAAGGATTTGACTGAGCTTTATGGGCAGGATTTTGAAAAACGCTATTTAGAATATGAAAAAGATCCTAAAATCATTAAAGAATACATTAACGCTAAAGATTTATGGAAAAAAATCTTAATGAATTATTTTGAAGCCGGCTTGCCTTTCTTAGCCTTTAAAGATAACGCCAATCGGTGCAATCCAAACGCTCATGCAGGCATTATTCGATCCAGCAATCTGTGCACGGAGATTTTTCAAAATACCGCGCCTAACCACTATTACATGCGAATAGAATACACCGATGGCACCATAGAGTTTTTTGAAGAAAAGCAGTTGGTAACGACAGACAATCATATCACTAAATGCGCCAACAAGCTCACTAGCACGGATATTCTTAAGGGCAAGCAAATCTATATCGCTACTAAAGTCGCTAAAGACGGGCGAACGGCGGTGTGTAATCTGGCGAGCATCAATTTAAGCAAGATCAACACTGAAGAAGACATTAAAAGGGTTGTGCCGATCATGGTTAGGCTTTTAGACAATGTGATTGATTTGAATTTCTACCCCAACCGCAAAGTCAAAGCCACCAGTTTACAAAATAGAGCCATAGGGTTAGGGGTTATGGGTGAAGCGCAAATGCTCGCAGAACATCAAATCGCTTGGGGGTCTAAAGAGCATTTAGAAAAAATTGACGCTTTAATGGAGCAAATCAGCTACCATGCGATTGACACGAGCGCGAATTTAGCGAAAGAAAAAGGGGTTTATAAGGATTTTGAAAATTCAGAATGGAGTAAGGGGATTTTCCCCATTGATAAAGCCAATAATGAAGCCTTAAAGCTCACCGAAAAAGGGCTTTTTAACCACGCTTGCGATTGGCAAGGTTTGAGGGAAAAAGTCAAAGCCAATGGCATGCGTAATGGCTATTTGATGGCGATCGCTCCTACTAGCTCCATTTCTATTTTAGTGGGCACAACCCAAACGATTGAACCCATTTATAAGAAAAAATGGTTTGAAGAAAATTTGAGCGGGCTTATTCCTGTCGTAGTGCCTAATTTGAATTTAGAAACCTGGAATTTTTACACATCAGCCTATGATATTGACGCTAAAGATTTGATTAAAGCAGCGGCTGTGCGCCAAAAGTGGATCGATCAAGGCCAAAGCATTAATGTGTTTTTACGCATAGAAAACGCCAGCGGTAAAACCTTGCATGAAATTTACACGCTCGCTTGGAAATTAGGGTTAAAATCCACTTATTATTTGCGCAGCGAAAGCCCTAGCATAGATGAAAAAAGCGTGTTGGATCGATCGGTGGAGTGTTTTAATTGCCAATAA
- a CDS encoding Gfo/Idh/MocA family protein, translating to MLFAMIGSGGFIAPKHLQAIRDTGHFLDCSFDIHDSVGVLDEYFAQSEFFTNIEDFEKHLEQSKAMGKEINYLSVCTPTHTHFDYIRFGLKYGMHVICEKPLVLDPSEIQELKDLEVKYQKRVFSLLPLRLHCDTLALKEKIKSELDKNPEKVFDITLTYISVQGKWYFSSWRADVNRSGGLATHMGISIFDALIYLFGGVKDKVINREELDCVGGILFLEHAKIRWFFSINPEHMGVAKEKVYHKMILEGEEVNLTQSFDNLYIESYKQILAQGGFGLDEAMASIKLAYELRNLSVSEPNEDSHALCCKNNACK from the coding sequence ATGCTTTTTGCTATGATTGGTTCAGGGGGGTTTATCGCTCCCAAGCACTTGCAAGCGATTAGAGATACAGGGCATTTTTTGGATTGCTCTTTTGATATTCATGATAGCGTGGGGGTCTTAGATGAATATTTCGCGCAATCAGAGTTTTTTACAAATATTGAAGATTTTGAAAAGCATTTAGAGCAATCTAAGGCTATGGGTAAAGAAATCAACTATTTGAGTGTTTGCACGCCCACGCACACGCATTTTGATTATATCCGTTTTGGGCTAAAATACGGCATGCATGTGATTTGTGAAAAACCCTTAGTTTTAGACCCTAGCGAAATACAAGAATTGAAAGATTTAGAGGTGAAATACCAAAAAAGGGTGTTTAGTCTTTTGCCCTTGCGCTTGCATTGCGACACGCTGGCCTTAAAAGAAAAAATTAAAAGCGAATTAGACAAAAACCCTGAAAAGGTGTTTGACATCACGCTCACTTATATCAGCGTTCAAGGGAAATGGTATTTTTCTTCATGGCGAGCGGATGTGAATAGGAGCGGGGGGTTAGCCACTCATATGGGGATAAGCATTTTTGACGCTTTAATCTATTTGTTTGGAGGCGTTAAAGACAAGGTTATCAATAGAGAAGAGCTTGATTGCGTAGGAGGGATACTTTTTTTAGAGCATGCCAAAATAAGGTGGTTTTTTTCCATCAATCCAGAACACATGGGAGTGGCTAAAGAGAAAGTTTATCATAAAATGATCCTAGAGGGCGAAGAAGTCAATCTCACGCAGAGTTTTGATAATCTGTATATAGAAAGCTACAAACAGATTTTAGCTCAAGGGGGGTTTGGCTTGGATGAAGCTATGGCGTCTATCAAACTGGCTTATGAATTAAGAAACCTCTCAGTCAGCGAACCCAATGAAGATTCGCATGCTTTGTGTTGCAAAAACAACGCATGCAAGTAA
- a CDS encoding sulfite exporter TauE/SafE family protein, with the protein MDIYALYIAIGLFTGILSGIFGIGGGMIIVPIMLATGHSFEESIGISILQMALSSFVGSVLNFKKKSLDFSLGLLIGAGGLIGASFSGFILKIVSSKILMVIFALLVVYSMIQFVLKPKKKDFIADTKRYHLQGLKLFLIGALTGFFAITLGIGGGMLMVPLMHYFLGYDSKKCVALGLFFILFSSISGAFSLIYHHIINKEVLLAGAIVGLGSVMGVSIGIKWIMGLLNEKMHKALILGVYGLSLLIVLYKLFF; encoded by the coding sequence ATGGATATTTATGCGTTATACATAGCGATAGGGCTTTTTACTGGTATTCTATCAGGGATTTTTGGCATTGGTGGGGGGATGATCATTGTCCCTATCATGCTCGCAACCGGGCATTCTTTTGAAGAATCCATTGGGATTTCCATTTTGCAAATGGCGCTTTCATCGTTCGTTGGCTCTGTTTTGAACTTTAAAAAAAAATCGCTTGATTTTTCTTTAGGCTTGTTGATAGGGGCAGGGGGGCTGATAGGGGCGAGTTTTAGCGGATTCATTTTAAAAATCGTTTCCAGTAAAATTTTAATGGTAATTTTTGCGCTTTTAGTCGTGTATTCTATGATCCAATTTGTTTTAAAACCCAAAAAAAAAGATTTTATAGCAGATACCAAACGCTACCATTTGCAAGGTTTAAAATTATTCTTAATTGGCGCGCTCACTGGGTTTTTTGCTATCACTTTAGGGATTGGTGGGGGGATGCTCATGGTGCCTTTGATGCATTATTTTTTAGGGTATGATTCTAAAAAATGCGTGGCGCTAGGGTTATTTTTCATCTTGTTTTCTTCTATTTCAGGAGCTTTTTCTTTAATCTATCATCACATTATCAATAAAGAAGTGCTTTTAGCAGGGGCGATTGTGGGATTAGGCTCTGTTATGGGCGTGAGCATTGGGATTAAATGGATCATGGGGCTTTTGAATGAAAAAATGCATAAAGCTTTGATTTTGGGGGTGTATGGTTTGTCGCTATTGATTGTTTTATACAAACTCTTTTTTTAA